A region of Necator americanus strain Aroian chromosome I, whole genome shotgun sequence DNA encodes the following proteins:
- a CDS encoding hypothetical protein (NECATOR_CHRI.G1913.T1), protein MNRLYILIAVLLTIAQWCKASSESEFDHEQEHGGHGNGHHFPAKRFPAVAAAAPLFYYGYGYPYYGYGLIPFKNRKRAARRRKGSHKI, encoded by the exons ATGAACCGCTTGTACATTCTTATTGCCGTACTACTCACCATTGCGCAGTG GTGCAAAGCAAGCAGTGAGAGTGAATTTGACCATGAACAGGAACACGGTGGACACGGAAACGGACATCACTTTC CTGCTAAACGTTTTCCCGCAGTGGCAGCAGCAGCTCCTCTGTTCTACTACGGG TACGGGTACCCATACTACG GCTATGGTCTTATCCCATTTAAGAATCGCAAGAGGGCAGCACGCAGAAGGAAGGGCTCGCACAAGATTTAG